A stretch of the Mycobacterium sp. ITM-2016-00317 genome encodes the following:
- a CDS encoding FAD-dependent oxidoreductase, translating to MDQGHLKGHRNGSDRRRKTWPALPGRASAGDGRPRVVVIGGGIAGLAAATGLAERGVAVDVVEKQDYLGGRVGGWPDALEDGTPAAMNRGFHAFFRQYYNLRAMLQRSDPGLTALTPVEDYPLIDGAGRQDTFRGLPQTPPLNALAFALRSPTFRLRDLVRLDAKAAAPLAAVSVPETYDLLDGRDAATFLRDINFPEAARHLAFEVFARSFFARPETLSAGELVTMFHIYFLGSSEGLIFDVANANFDVALWNPLRRYLEGRGVVFHTGAEVDTVTAGDEVTVTSAGGRTWTADAAVLATDVGALQRLVTDSPTLGDPGWRAQVAAMGTAPPFVVLRLWLDRPVRRDRAAFVATGGREPLDNISVLERYEREAVEWCSRTGGSVVELHAYSITEGDADVRSGLIARMHELYPETVGATIVAERLLRRADCPRFAPGDFADRPTVATPDPRLVLAGDGIRIDLPVALMERAATTGWTAANELLAGFGLAGHALHTVPNQGRSAVLRRLATSAGGVR from the coding sequence GTGGACCAGGGGCACCTCAAGGGGCATCGCAACGGATCCGATCGTCGGCGCAAGACCTGGCCCGCTCTCCCGGGCCGTGCCTCGGCGGGTGACGGCCGACCGCGCGTTGTCGTCATCGGCGGCGGCATCGCGGGTCTGGCCGCGGCCACCGGGCTGGCCGAACGCGGCGTCGCGGTCGACGTCGTGGAGAAGCAGGACTACCTCGGCGGGCGGGTCGGCGGCTGGCCGGACGCGCTGGAGGACGGCACACCGGCGGCGATGAACCGGGGCTTCCACGCGTTCTTCCGGCAGTACTACAACCTGCGGGCGATGTTGCAGCGCAGCGATCCCGGACTGACGGCGCTGACGCCGGTGGAGGACTACCCGCTGATCGACGGCGCCGGCAGGCAGGACACGTTCCGCGGGCTGCCGCAGACCCCGCCGTTGAACGCGCTGGCCTTCGCGTTGCGCAGCCCCACCTTCCGGCTGCGGGACCTGGTCCGGCTGGACGCCAAGGCCGCCGCGCCGCTGGCCGCGGTGTCGGTTCCCGAGACCTACGACCTGCTCGACGGCCGCGACGCGGCAACCTTCCTGCGCGACATCAACTTTCCCGAGGCAGCCCGGCACCTGGCCTTCGAGGTGTTCGCCCGCAGCTTCTTCGCGAGGCCGGAGACACTGTCGGCGGGCGAACTGGTCACCATGTTCCACATCTACTTCCTGGGCTCCAGCGAGGGCCTGATCTTCGATGTCGCCAACGCGAATTTCGATGTGGCACTGTGGAACCCGCTGCGCCGATATCTGGAGGGCCGGGGTGTGGTGTTCCACACCGGAGCCGAGGTCGACACCGTCACCGCCGGCGACGAGGTGACCGTGACCAGTGCCGGGGGCCGGACGTGGACGGCCGACGCCGCGGTGCTGGCCACCGACGTCGGCGCACTGCAGCGGTTGGTGACGGACTCGCCCACCCTCGGGGACCCGGGGTGGCGCGCACAGGTCGCCGCGATGGGCACCGCGCCGCCGTTCGTGGTGCTGCGGCTGTGGCTGGACCGTCCCGTGCGCCGCGACCGTGCGGCGTTCGTCGCCACCGGTGGACGTGAACCGCTCGACAACATCAGCGTGCTGGAGCGCTACGAGCGCGAGGCTGTCGAATGGTGCTCCCGCACAGGGGGTTCGGTGGTGGAGCTGCACGCCTACTCGATCACCGAGGGCGACGCAGACGTGCGCAGCGGGCTGATCGCCCGGATGCACGAGCTCTATCCCGAGACGGTGGGCGCGACGATCGTGGCCGAACGACTGCTCCGCCGCGCCGACTGCCCGCGGTTCGCGCCGGGCGATTTCGCCGACCGGCCCACCGTCGCGACGCCCGATCCGCGGCTGGTGCTGGCCGGCGACGGGATCCGCATCGATCTGCCGGTGGCGTTGATGGAACGCGCGGCGACGACCGGCTGGACGGCGGCCAACGAACTGCTCGCCGGTTTCGGTCTGGCTGGGCACGCGTTGCACACCGTCCCGAACCAGGGTCGATCGGCGGTGCTGCGCCGGCTCGCCACCTCGGCCGGGGGTGTGCGGTGA
- a CDS encoding CGNR zinc finger domain-containing protein, whose protein sequence is MDVYATTPEDEAFLLALLNTTPVVDGVPTDELPDLATASPWMRAHGVPATDAEWTRLTDARACLQAVIRGERTPAVLQRFLTDARLVPSADRSGVHWRLDSGDASGAVRAVLAWDGLRLTSPGRLRPCANTECQLFLIDRSKPNTARWCSMAICGNRMKARRHYQRTRGD, encoded by the coding sequence ATGGATGTGTACGCGACCACCCCGGAGGACGAGGCGTTCCTGCTGGCGTTGCTCAACACCACCCCGGTCGTCGACGGCGTGCCGACCGACGAGCTGCCCGACCTCGCCACCGCGTCGCCGTGGATGCGCGCCCACGGCGTCCCCGCCACCGACGCGGAGTGGACCCGCCTGACCGACGCCCGCGCCTGCCTGCAGGCGGTGATCCGCGGCGAGCGGACCCCGGCCGTGCTGCAGCGGTTCCTGACCGACGCCCGCCTGGTCCCGTCGGCGGACCGGTCCGGCGTGCACTGGCGGCTCGACAGCGGCGACGCCTCGGGTGCGGTGCGCGCGGTCCTGGCGTGGGACGGGTTGCGGCTCACCAGCCCGGGACGGCTGCGCCCGTGCGCGAACACCGAGTGCCAACTGTTCCTGATCGACCGCAGCAAGCCCAACACCGCCCGCTGGTGCTCGATGGCGATCTGCGGCAACCGGATGAAGGCCCGCAGGCACTATCAGCGCACCCGCGGCGACTGA
- a CDS encoding DUF5914 domain-containing protein, with protein MNTLTGLRARLAKAWPFEVVRAPSWSAQTPTYQDANPAVIDAALRRTLRRPGGNWFVLAASSQITTKAYGATVAGRQLVAWRGADGGLLVAPRACPHLGADLSTAPVDCGTLVCPWHGLRLGDRRHGTWKPYPAHDDGVLCWVRLDTRSGAEFGGGVDISSPTEAPVVPLRPGEPSLAAVTRLEGVCEPRDIVANRLDPWHGAWFHPYSFTQLRVISAPPADDNLAEDLDRFLVEVTFHIGKLGVPVIAEFTTPGPRTVVMRIIEGEGRGSVVETHATPLGPGPDGRPRTAVIEATIAHSDRPRFGTGLVAAPLIRPLMRHAANRLWRDDLAYAERLFELRS; from the coding sequence GTGAACACGTTGACGGGACTGCGGGCCAGGCTGGCCAAGGCGTGGCCGTTCGAGGTGGTGCGGGCCCCGTCGTGGTCGGCGCAGACGCCGACCTATCAGGACGCCAACCCGGCGGTGATCGACGCGGCGCTGCGGCGCACACTGCGCCGCCCCGGCGGCAACTGGTTCGTGCTCGCGGCGAGTTCGCAGATCACCACGAAGGCGTACGGGGCCACGGTGGCCGGCAGGCAACTGGTGGCCTGGCGAGGCGCCGACGGCGGCCTGCTGGTGGCCCCGCGCGCCTGCCCGCATCTGGGCGCCGACCTGTCGACCGCGCCGGTGGACTGCGGCACGCTGGTCTGCCCGTGGCACGGGCTGCGGCTGGGCGACCGCAGGCACGGCACGTGGAAGCCGTACCCCGCCCACGACGACGGCGTGCTGTGCTGGGTCCGGCTCGACACCCGATCCGGCGCCGAATTCGGTGGCGGCGTGGACATTTCGTCCCCGACCGAGGCGCCCGTCGTCCCGTTGCGGCCCGGAGAGCCGTCGCTGGCCGCGGTCACCCGGCTGGAGGGGGTCTGCGAGCCGCGCGACATCGTCGCCAACCGTCTCGATCCGTGGCACGGCGCGTGGTTCCACCCCTACTCGTTCACCCAGCTGCGGGTGATCAGCGCGCCGCCGGCCGACGACAACCTGGCCGAGGATCTGGACCGGTTCCTGGTCGAGGTCACGTTCCACATCGGCAAGCTGGGCGTTCCGGTGATCGCCGAGTTCACCACCCCCGGACCGCGCACGGTGGTCATGCGGATCATCGAGGGGGAGGGCCGCGGAAGCGTCGTCGAGACCCACGCCACCCCGCTGGGACCGGGCCCGGACGGACGGCCCCGCACCGCGGTGATCGAAGCGACGATCGCGCACTCGGACCGGCCGCGGTTCGGGACGGGACTGGTCGCGGCGCCGCTGATCCGGCCGCTGATGCGACACGCCGCGAACCGGCTGTGGCGCGACGACCTGGCCTACGCCGAGCGGCTTTTCGAGCTGAGGTCCTAG
- a CDS encoding alpha/beta hydrolase, whose translation MIDVHHRYATVDGRRLFYREAGTPGNPVIVLLHGFPTSSFMFRNLIPELADRYHVIAPDYLGFGYSDAPPVEEFDYTFDALADSVAGLLSQLGVDRYAIYVQDYGAPVGWRLALRDPEALTAIVTQNGNGYDAGFVVDGWVPVWDYQREQTPETAAALRGMLTFEATRMQYLAGVPDQSVVSPDAWHHDYALLSRPGNDAIQLKLFLDYATNPKIYPALHDYLRTSAVPLLAVWGDKDPFFGPDGARAFADDAVDPEIHLLDGGHFLLESAPTQAIALIRDFLSRRLR comes from the coding sequence ATGATCGACGTGCATCACCGCTACGCCACCGTGGACGGCCGCCGGCTGTTCTACCGCGAGGCCGGAACGCCCGGAAATCCGGTGATCGTGCTCCTGCACGGCTTCCCGACGAGCTCGTTCATGTTCCGCAACCTGATCCCCGAGCTCGCCGACCGCTACCACGTGATCGCGCCCGACTACCTCGGCTTCGGTTACTCCGACGCACCGCCGGTCGAGGAGTTCGACTACACCTTCGACGCGCTGGCCGACTCGGTGGCCGGCCTTCTGAGTCAACTGGGCGTCGACCGGTACGCGATCTACGTCCAGGACTACGGCGCACCGGTCGGCTGGCGGCTGGCCCTGCGCGACCCCGAGGCCCTCACCGCGATCGTCACGCAGAACGGCAACGGCTACGACGCCGGCTTCGTGGTCGACGGCTGGGTGCCCGTATGGGATTACCAGCGCGAACAGACCCCCGAGACCGCGGCGGCGCTGCGCGGGATGCTCACCTTCGAGGCGACCAGGATGCAGTACCTGGCCGGCGTGCCCGACCAGTCGGTGGTCAGCCCGGACGCCTGGCACCACGACTACGCGTTGCTGTCGCGCCCCGGTAACGACGCGATCCAGCTCAAGCTGTTCCTCGACTACGCGACGAACCCGAAGATCTATCCGGCGCTGCACGACTACCTGCGCACCAGCGCGGTGCCGCTGCTCGCGGTGTGGGGCGACAAGGATCCGTTCTTCGGGCCGGACGGCGCCCGCGCGTTCGCCGACGACGCCGTCGACCCCGAGATCCACCTGCTCGACGGCGGGCACTTCCTGCTGGAGAGCGCTCCGACCCAGGCGATCGCGCTGATCCGCGACTTCCTGTCCCGTCGGCTGCGGTGA
- a CDS encoding phytoene/squalene synthase family protein produces the protein MIKMELDAAGVRDPELREAYRQCRTINAQHGKTFYLATRLLAPKQRPAVHALYGFARVADDILDDLAGTATIEQRAERLQELSTRLFSSLVDRQSCDGDPVLTAVVHTARTYDIGWDLFDDFLASMRMDLTVTDYPDRQSLDRYMHGSAEVIGLQMLPVLGTVVPREESAPYAAALGKAFQLTNFLRDVDEDLTRGRVYLPADELAAHGVDRELLAWCQANRRTDGRVRAALAEQHAVARQVYDQARPGIATLAPPSRPCVAAALTLYSDILARIEAIDFEIFGRRATVGKPRRLAVAVAGIGKAWVNRVRLRRV, from the coding sequence ATGATCAAGATGGAGCTCGACGCCGCAGGGGTGCGCGACCCGGAACTGCGCGAGGCCTACCGGCAGTGCCGGACGATCAACGCCCAGCACGGCAAGACGTTCTACCTGGCCACCCGGCTGCTCGCGCCCAAACAGCGCCCGGCGGTGCACGCGCTGTACGGGTTCGCCCGGGTCGCCGACGACATCCTCGACGATCTGGCCGGGACGGCGACGATCGAGCAGCGCGCCGAGCGGCTGCAGGAGTTGTCGACGCGGCTGTTCAGCAGTCTCGTCGACCGGCAGTCCTGTGACGGGGACCCGGTCCTGACCGCGGTGGTGCACACCGCGCGCACCTACGACATCGGCTGGGACCTGTTCGACGATTTCCTGGCGTCGATGCGGATGGACCTGACGGTCACCGACTATCCCGACCGGCAGTCCCTGGACCGCTACATGCACGGCTCGGCCGAGGTGATCGGCCTGCAGATGCTGCCGGTGCTGGGCACCGTGGTTCCCCGCGAGGAGTCGGCGCCCTATGCCGCCGCGCTCGGCAAGGCGTTCCAGCTGACGAACTTCCTGCGCGACGTCGACGAGGATCTGACCAGGGGACGGGTCTACCTGCCCGCCGACGAGCTCGCCGCCCACGGCGTGGACCGCGAGCTGCTGGCGTGGTGTCAGGCCAACCGGCGCACCGACGGCCGGGTGCGCGCGGCCCTGGCCGAGCAGCATGCGGTCGCGCGTCAGGTCTACGACCAGGCCCGGCCCGGGATCGCCACCCTGGCCCCGCCGTCGCGGCCCTGCGTGGCGGCCGCGCTGACGCTGTACTCCGACATCCTGGCCCGGATCGAGGCGATCGACTTCGAGATCTTCGGCCGGCGTGCGACGGTGGGCAAGCCACGACGATTGGCCGTCGCCGTAGCGGGCATCGGCAAGGCATGGGTCAACCGAGTGCGACTCAGGAGAGTGTGA
- a CDS encoding AI-2E family transporter, whose protein sequence is MNATTPANPTRGSIYRSHLRASATVALWFLAVSAALWVLSWVVGKTWVVLLPVLLALIVCTVLWPPVRWLRSRRVPPAAAVLLVLVLALGVVAGVIAAVAPAVVDQATELAEQATAGVVKVRDWLDGPPLNISEAQLNSAVEAINDTLNSSSAQIASGLFTGVGAATSALVTLFTTIVVAFFLLKDGPAFTPWLRRTVGMPAAPHLATVLERVWSTLGGFIRTQALVSLVDAVLIGIGLVILGVPLAYALAIITFIGGFVPIVGAFVAGGLAVLIALVANGPVNALIVLGIILAVQQLEGNVLQPWLQSRSMKLHAVIVLLAVTLGASTFGVIGAFLAVPVAAAIAVVLRYYDEQVAAATGEDLAEPDQNEAEDDADAEDAEEAVEA, encoded by the coding sequence GTGAACGCTACGACGCCGGCAAACCCCACCCGCGGATCGATCTACCGAAGCCATCTCCGGGCGAGTGCGACCGTCGCGCTGTGGTTCCTCGCGGTGTCCGCGGCGCTGTGGGTGCTGTCCTGGGTGGTCGGCAAGACCTGGGTGGTCTTGCTGCCGGTGCTGCTGGCCCTGATCGTGTGCACGGTGCTCTGGCCTCCGGTGCGCTGGCTTCGCAGCCGGCGGGTGCCCCCGGCGGCCGCGGTGCTGCTGGTCCTGGTGCTCGCCCTCGGTGTGGTGGCCGGGGTGATCGCCGCAGTGGCGCCGGCGGTCGTCGACCAGGCCACCGAGCTGGCCGAGCAGGCCACCGCCGGCGTGGTCAAGGTGCGGGACTGGCTGGACGGGCCGCCGCTGAACATCAGTGAGGCCCAGCTGAATTCGGCGGTCGAGGCGATCAACGACACGCTGAACTCCAGCAGCGCGCAGATCGCGTCGGGCCTGTTCACCGGCGTGGGTGCGGCGACGTCGGCGCTGGTCACGCTGTTCACCACGATCGTGGTGGCGTTCTTCCTGCTCAAGGACGGTCCGGCGTTCACCCCGTGGCTGCGGCGCACCGTGGGCATGCCGGCCGCGCCGCACCTGGCCACGGTGCTGGAGCGGGTGTGGTCGACGCTGGGCGGGTTCATCCGGACGCAGGCGCTGGTCAGCCTGGTCGACGCCGTGCTCATCGGGATCGGGCTGGTCATCCTCGGTGTGCCGCTGGCGTATGCACTGGCGATCATCACGTTCATCGGCGGTTTCGTGCCGATCGTCGGTGCGTTCGTGGCGGGCGGTCTGGCGGTGCTGATCGCGCTGGTCGCCAACGGTCCGGTGAACGCGCTGATCGTGCTGGGCATCATCCTGGCGGTGCAGCAGCTCGAAGGCAACGTGCTGCAGCCGTGGTTGCAGTCGAGGTCGATGAAGCTGCACGCGGTGATCGTGCTGCTGGCGGTGACTCTGGGCGCCTCGACGTTCGGGGTGATCGGCGCGTTCCTGGCGGTACCGGTGGCCGCGGCGATCGCGGTGGTGCTGCGCTACTACGACGAACAGGTCGCCGCAGCCACGGGGGAGGACCTCGCCGAACCCGACCAGAACGAGGCCGAGGACGACGCCGACGCCGAAGATGCCGAGGAGGCGGTCGAGGCCTAG
- the idi gene encoding isopentenyl-diphosphate Delta-isomerase, with product MHPIDTAEMVVLLDDAGQNIGSAPKSQVHHASTPLHLAFSCYLFDGTGRVLLTRRALHKRTFPGIWTNTCCGHPAPGEAPDEAVTRRVYEELGLQIAGLRCVLPDFRYYAVAADGVVENEVCPVFCGRAVGPVRPAPDEVADYAWVPWSQLRAAAQLSWAISPWAVEQVPLLDEAGIGHQS from the coding sequence ATGCACCCAATCGACACCGCCGAGATGGTGGTCCTTCTCGACGACGCCGGCCAGAACATCGGGTCGGCGCCCAAATCGCAGGTCCACCACGCATCCACCCCGCTTCATCTGGCGTTCTCCTGCTACCTCTTCGACGGCACGGGCCGCGTCCTGCTGACCCGCCGCGCCCTGCACAAGCGCACGTTCCCCGGCATCTGGACCAACACCTGCTGCGGGCATCCCGCCCCCGGCGAGGCGCCGGACGAGGCCGTGACCCGCCGGGTGTACGAGGAGCTCGGGCTGCAGATCGCCGGGCTGCGTTGCGTGCTGCCCGATTTCCGCTACTACGCGGTGGCCGCCGACGGCGTCGTGGAGAACGAGGTGTGCCCGGTGTTCTGCGGGCGGGCCGTCGGTCCGGTGCGCCCCGCTCCCGACGAGGTCGCCGACTACGCGTGGGTGCCGTGGTCGCAGCTGCGGGCGGCAGCGCAATTGAGCTGGGCGATCAGCCCGTGGGCTGTCGAACAGGTCCCGCTGCTGGACGAGGCCGGGATCGGGCATCAGAGCTAG